Part of the Nicotiana sylvestris chromosome 2, ASM39365v2, whole genome shotgun sequence genome, gatcccacttgtgggaccacactgggttgttgttattgtttattCATTGGCAAGACATAAGAGAGATTAGATGCTCATGGTGTAGCTATCAAAGAACTTGGGACAGGTTTGCGAAGTTTGGAGAGACAAGTGGGACAAATTGCAACTATATTATCTGAGAGAATCCAGGTACTCTGCCAGCTGATACTGGGAAAAATCCCAAAGAAACAGTAAATGTTGTGACCTTGAGAAGCGGACAACTATTGAAAGAACCCACTCCAGTCCAAGATAAGGTGATACTTGAAAAAGAAAGTGGAAAGTAGCTGAAAAtggaagatgataagaagaagaaaggcaaGAAAGGAgtagagaaaaagaagaaggaggagactTCAAGAAGGGAGGAACATGATGTGAGCGAGCACATGCCCGCTCTACCTTTTCCCCGAAAGCTCTATAGAGAGAAGTTGGACAAGCAGTTTGAGAGATTTCTAGACATGCTGAGACAGGTTAATGTAAGCTTGCCAGTCACTGAAGTTCTCTTACAAATTCCAGCATATGCCAAATTCTTGAAGGAGATCCTTacaaagaagaggaagatagaaGAGACCAAGGTGGTCAAGCTCATAGAGCATTGTCGTGCAATCTTGCAAAACAAAATCCCACAAGAGTATGGAGATCCAGAGAGTTCTACTATACCTTGCTCTTTAGGCACTCTTAATTTTGATAAATCCTTATGTGATTCTGGTGCCTCAATTAATCTAATGCCTTTGTCTATTCACAGGAAACTAGAGAAGGAGGTTGGAGAGATAAGGTCGGTGCCAATATCTTTGCAGTTGGCTAACCAAATGACTATAACACCCGAGGGGGTAGTAAAAGATGTTTTGGTACGAGTGGATAAGTTCGTATTTCCTGTAGATTTCATAGTGGTGAATATAGAGGAGAATAAGGAGGTCCCCTTCGTCCTAGGAGGACTATTTTTAGCAACGGGTAGAGCTATACTGGATATACATGATAGAAAATTGATGCtgttacgacccaaaatcca contains:
- the LOC104238673 gene encoding uncharacterized protein, yielding MEDDKKKKGKKGVEKKKKEETSRREEHDVSEHMPALPFPRKLYREKLDKQFERFLDMLRQVNVSLPVTEVLLQIPAYAKFLKEILTKKRKIEETKVVKLIEHCRAILQNKIPQEYGDPESSTIPCSLGTLNFDKSLCDSGASINLMPLSIHRKLEKEVGEIRSVPISLQLANQMTITPEGVVKDVLVRVDKFVFPVDFIVVNIEENKEVPFVLGGLFLATGRAILDIHDRKLMLLRPKIQ